In the Pseudomonas orientalis genome, one interval contains:
- a CDS encoding CheR family methyltransferase gives MERSFLDKSSDIELRLLIEAIYLKYSYDFRDYSGASVKRRVAHALRQFDCATISALQERVLHDPAAFMQLLQFLTIPVSEMFRDPSHFLAIRREVVPLLKTYPSIKIWIAGCSTGEEVYSMAILLREEGLLERTIIYATDINPASLDKAKQGIFSLENVRAYTANYQQAGGQRSFADYYTAAYDNAIFDKTLRENVTFADHSLATDSVFSETQLISCRNVLIYFNKKLQDRAFGLFHESLCHRGFLVLGSKETLDFSAYSKQFEPLVKQERIYRKS, from the coding sequence GTGGAGCGAAGTTTCTTGGACAAAAGCAGCGACATTGAGCTGCGCCTGTTGATCGAGGCGATTTACCTCAAGTACAGCTACGACTTTCGCGACTACTCCGGTGCGTCGGTCAAGCGGCGCGTGGCCCATGCCTTGCGCCAATTCGACTGCGCGACCATTTCCGCGCTGCAGGAGCGCGTGCTGCACGACCCGGCGGCATTCATGCAGTTGCTGCAGTTCCTGACCATCCCGGTGAGCGAGATGTTTCGCGACCCGTCGCACTTTCTCGCGATTCGCCGGGAAGTGGTGCCGTTGCTCAAGACATACCCGTCGATCAAGATCTGGATCGCCGGCTGCAGCACCGGCGAGGAGGTCTACTCCATGGCGATCCTGCTGCGCGAAGAAGGCTTACTCGAACGCACCATCATCTACGCCACCGACATCAACCCGGCCTCGCTGGACAAGGCCAAGCAGGGCATCTTCTCCCTGGAGAACGTGCGCGCCTACACCGCCAACTACCAGCAGGCCGGTGGCCAACGTTCATTTGCCGACTACTACACCGCAGCTTACGATAATGCGATCTTCGACAAGACGCTGCGCGAAAACGTGACGTTCGCGGACCATAGCCTGGCCACCGACAGCGTATTTTCAGAAACTCAATTAATTTCATGTCGTAACGTTCTGATTTATTTCAATAAAAAGTTGCAAGACAGGGCGTTTGGGTTGTTTCATGAGTCGCTGTGTCACCGCGGCTTCCTGGTGCTGGGCAGCAAGGAAACCCTGGATTTCTCCGCCTACAGCAAGCAGTTCGAACCCTTGGTCAAACAGGAAAGGATCTACCGCAAATCATGA
- a CDS encoding chemotaxis protein CheB, translating to MSDAAITPILGIEAIVVGASAGGVEALLSIFGELPEGFGLPVIAVLHLPDERRSQLAEVFARRLRVPVKEARDKEAIEAGTLYFAGPGYHLSVELDRSLSLSQEDRVHHSRPAIDFLFTSAADAYGPGLLAILLTGANQDGARGLAYVKQSGGTTVVQDPAEARIAVMPLAALALHTPDHILSLSRIGSLLASLEPSPC from the coding sequence ATGAGCGACGCCGCCATCACCCCGATTCTCGGGATTGAAGCCATCGTCGTCGGCGCCTCCGCCGGCGGTGTGGAGGCGTTGCTGAGTATTTTTGGCGAACTGCCGGAAGGCTTCGGCCTGCCGGTCATTGCCGTGCTGCACCTGCCTGATGAACGTCGCAGCCAGTTGGCGGAAGTCTTTGCGCGACGCCTGCGCGTCCCCGTCAAGGAAGCCCGCGACAAGGAAGCGATCGAGGCGGGCACCCTGTATTTCGCCGGGCCCGGCTACCACCTCTCGGTGGAGCTGGATCGCAGCCTGTCTTTGAGCCAGGAAGACCGCGTGCACCATTCCCGGCCAGCCATCGATTTTCTCTTCACCTCTGCCGCCGATGCCTACGGACCAGGCCTGCTGGCGATCCTGCTGACCGGCGCCAACCAGGACGGCGCGCGCGGGCTGGCTTATGTCAAGCAGTCGGGCGGCACCACCGTTGTACAGGACCCCGCCGAGGCCCGGATTGCCGTGATGCCCCTGGCGGCCCTGGCGCTGCACACACCTGACCATATTCTTTCCTTGAGCCGGATCGGCTCATTGCTGGCTTCCCTGGAACCTTCCCCATGTTAA
- a CDS encoding hybrid sensor histidine kinase/response regulator, translating into MLSTVQAKLLIVDDLPENLLALEALIKREDRQVFKALSADEALSLLLEHEFAMAILDVQMPGMNGFELAELMRGTEKTKNIPIVFVSAAGRELNYAFKGYESGAVDFLHKPLDIHAVKSKVNVFVDLYRQSKAMKLQVEALERSRREQELLLTRLQATQAELEQAVRMRDDFMSIVAHEVRTPLNGLILETQLRKMHLARDNAAAFTLDKMHAMVDRDERQIKSLIRLIEDMLDVSRIRTGKLSIRPARFDLAQLVRNLVHNFEPQVAAAESSMHLVADEPVEGHWDEFRIEQVVTNLLTNALRYGAKSPVEVRVYAEHGEACVEVRDHGIGISEENQKRIFQQFERVSVSHAAAGLGLGLFISEQIVAAHGGTIEVESRIGEGALFRVCLPLQATA; encoded by the coding sequence ATGTTAAGTACTGTCCAGGCCAAACTGCTGATCGTCGACGATCTGCCGGAAAACCTGCTGGCCCTCGAAGCGCTGATCAAGCGCGAAGACCGCCAGGTATTCAAGGCATTGAGTGCCGACGAGGCGTTGTCCCTGTTGCTGGAACATGAATTCGCCATGGCGATCCTCGACGTGCAGATGCCCGGCATGAACGGTTTCGAGCTGGCCGAACTGATGCGCGGCACCGAAAAGACCAAGAACATCCCGATTGTGTTCGTCAGCGCCGCCGGCCGCGAGCTCAATTACGCCTTCAAGGGCTATGAAAGCGGCGCGGTGGACTTCCTGCACAAGCCGCTGGATATCCATGCGGTCAAGAGCAAGGTCAATGTGTTCGTTGACCTGTACCGCCAGAGCAAGGCGATGAAGCTGCAGGTCGAAGCCCTGGAGCGCAGCCGCCGCGAACAAGAGCTGCTGCTCACGCGCCTGCAGGCCACCCAGGCCGAGCTGGAACAGGCGGTGCGCATGCGCGATGATTTCATGTCGATCGTTGCTCACGAAGTGCGCACGCCTCTGAACGGGCTGATCCTGGAAACCCAATTGCGCAAGATGCATCTGGCGCGGGACAACGCGGCGGCGTTCACCCTGGACAAGATGCACGCGATGGTCGACCGCGATGAACGCCAGATCAAGAGCCTGATCCGTCTGATCGAAGACATGCTCGATGTGTCGCGTATCCGCACCGGCAAACTGTCGATACGCCCGGCGCGCTTCGACCTGGCGCAACTGGTGCGCAATCTGGTGCATAACTTCGAGCCGCAGGTCGCCGCCGCCGAGTCGTCGATGCACCTGGTGGCTGATGAGCCAGTCGAAGGCCATTGGGATGAGTTCCGTATCGAGCAGGTCGTCACCAACCTGTTGACCAATGCCTTGCGCTACGGCGCCAAGAGCCCGGTCGAAGTACGGGTGTATGCAGAACATGGCGAGGCGTGCGTGGAAGTCCGGGATCATGGCATCGGTATCAGCGAGGAGAACCAGAAACGTATCTTCCAGCAGTTCGAGCGGGTGTCCGTCAGCCATGCGGCCGCTGGCCTGGGCCTGGGATTGTTCATCTCCGAACAGATCGTCGCGGCCCATGGCGGCACCATTGAGGTGGAGAGCCGGATAGGCGAGGGCGCCTTGTTTCGGGTCTGTCTGCCGCTCCAGGCGACGGCATGA
- a CDS encoding response regulator produces MSEDAQDVVLIVEDDESIMFVLGEYLAGLGYRVLKAVNGKEAFEILATKPHLDLMVTDYRLPGGISGVQIAEPALKVRPELKVIFISGYPQEILDCNSPITRNAPILAKPFDLDTLQEHIQRLLA; encoded by the coding sequence ATGAGTGAAGATGCACAAGATGTCGTACTGATCGTCGAAGACGACGAATCCATTATGTTTGTGTTGGGTGAATACCTGGCCGGCCTGGGTTATCGGGTATTGAAGGCCGTCAATGGCAAAGAGGCCTTTGAAATCCTCGCGACCAAACCGCACCTGGACCTGATGGTCACCGATTACCGTCTGCCCGGCGGCATTTCCGGTGTGCAGATCGCCGAGCCCGCGCTCAAGGTGAGGCCGGAATTGAAGGTGATCTTTATCAGTGGCTACCCGCAGGAGATCCTCGACTGCAACAGCCCGATTACGCGCAATGCGCCGATTCTGGCCAAGCCGTTTGACCTGGATACGCTGCAGGAGCACATACAGCGCTTATTGGCTTAA